In Candidatus Paceibacterota bacterium, a single window of DNA contains:
- a CDS encoding thiamine pyrophosphate-dependent enzyme — protein MAYKADSYNTLVRPVLCPGCGGWTIWGALKQALAESHINTKDLALVYGIGCFGNMANSLKGYVFHSLHGRSLPVATGIKLTNPKLKVIAIAGDGDVYGEGLNHLLNACRANVDVIQIVSNNHSYSLTTGQASPTSSLGYKSKTTPEGEVKEPLNPLALSLDSGATFIAQGYSGNLPELTNIFREALKHKGFSLIDIQQVCITFNHTENAAYYGEKIKTITKGNHELETALKYVHDAEHINTGILYETKRPTYDLNFSYLAPKTLINQPTLPAARLTRSFIKELSL, from the coding sequence ATGGCATATAAAGCAGATTCATACAATACTCTAGTCCGCCCTGTTTTATGCCCGGGCTGTGGCGGCTGGACTATTTGGGGCGCATTAAAACAAGCCCTGGCCGAAAGTCATATCAATACCAAAGATTTGGCTTTAGTTTATGGTATTGGTTGTTTTGGCAATATGGCCAATAGTCTTAAGGGGTATGTTTTTCATTCTCTGCACGGAAGAAGCTTGCCGGTAGCTACGGGGATAAAATTAACTAATCCTAAATTAAAAGTGATTGCCATTGCTGGCGATGGTGATGTCTATGGGGAAGGGTTAAACCATCTGCTTAATGCCTGCAGGGCTAATGTTGATGTTATTCAAATCGTTTCTAATAATCATTCATACTCACTCACTACTGGACAGGCTTCACCTACTTCTTCTCTCGGTTATAAAAGTAAAACTACTCCGGAGGGGGAGGTAAAAGAACCTTTAAATCCCTTGGCTCTTTCTTTGGATTCTGGGGCTACCTTTATTGCTCAAGGGTATTCTGGCAACTTACCAGAGCTTACCAATATTTTTAGAGAAGCTCTCAAGCACAAGGGTTTTTCTTTAATCGATATCCAACAAGTTTGTATTACTTTTAATCATACGGAGAATGCTGCCTATTATGGAGAAAAGATAAAAACCATTACCAAGGGCAACCATGAATTAGAAACGGCATTAAAATATGTTCATGATGCCGAGCATATTAATACTGGCATCCTTTATGAAACCAAGCGCCCCACTTATGATTTGAATTTTAGTTATTTAGCTCCCAAAACGCTTATAAACCAACCAACGTTGCCTGCTGCTCGCCTCACACGCTCTTTTATTAAAGAGCTATCGCTTTAA
- a CDS encoding 2-oxoacid:acceptor oxidoreductase subunit alpha, producing the protein MTKSWKVGGPAGYGIKTVGQLFAYALLSKGYYVFLYPEYPSLIRGGHNTYQVEFSYDPICSIDKNIDFLIAFDQLTIDMDLASLKRGGVVICDSACILPKRGDITVIPLAFKEILDKAHLDFLLKNSLAIGASLALLGLKFSSQELFQVLNKKLGDNESKNKAKITQVLKDNIKAVEEGYQYVASKYGAMAEIKTVSKTPKALISGNEAIAIGAIQSGCKFYAAYPMTPATSILEYLKSKEKEAKIIVHQAEDEIAAVHNALGASAAGVRAMTGTSGGGFALMNEAVSLSGMTETPVVIVEAMRSSPATGLPTWTGQDDLKFIAHSGHGDFPRVILAPGSPSEAFQLIQDAFNLADIYQCPVFCLDDKYLGESQVSADSTDFTLTKKINRGKLLLKKAPKNYKRYELTASGISARTVPGVANGEFIANSDEHNELGYSVEGYTNDRSQQMKKRMLKDETLRKNIPLPKIYGPAKAKVGIVSWGSNWGTLLDVLKDNQFKIANKQLGQVLVNYIHFSYLYPLPVEKIKNLLKQYNYLILVEQNYTGQFGKLLAEETGIQIENKFLKYDGRPFFRQEILDFLTQEKLKPNSFYGI; encoded by the coding sequence ATGACTAAAAGTTGGAAAGTTGGAGGACCTGCTGGCTATGGCATAAAAACTGTGGGTCAGCTGTTTGCTTATGCTCTTCTGTCTAAGGGTTATTATGTTTTTCTTTATCCCGAATATCCATCGCTAATTCGGGGTGGACACAATACTTATCAGGTCGAATTTAGTTATGACCCCATATGTTCAATTGATAAAAATATAGATTTTCTGATTGCCTTTGACCAGTTAACCATAGACATGGATTTAGCTTCTCTGAAAAGGGGTGGAGTGGTTATTTGTGATAGCGCCTGCATTTTACCAAAACGCGGCGATATTACAGTTATTCCTTTAGCGTTTAAAGAAATTCTTGATAAGGCGCATCTTGATTTCTTATTGAAAAATAGTTTGGCTATCGGAGCCAGTTTGGCTCTTTTAGGGCTAAAATTCAGCTCACAAGAATTATTTCAAGTTTTGAATAAAAAATTAGGAGATAACGAGAGTAAAAACAAAGCTAAGATTACCCAAGTTCTTAAAGATAATATAAAAGCAGTTGAAGAAGGATATCAATATGTAGCTTCCAAATATGGTGCTATGGCGGAGATTAAGACTGTTTCCAAAACTCCCAAAGCCCTTATTAGCGGTAATGAAGCTATAGCCATCGGAGCTATCCAATCAGGATGTAAATTTTATGCAGCCTATCCCATGACGCCCGCTACTTCTATTTTGGAATATTTAAAATCGAAAGAGAAAGAGGCTAAAATAATAGTTCATCAAGCAGAAGATGAGATAGCGGCTGTTCATAATGCCTTAGGCGCCAGCGCAGCGGGGGTAAGAGCCATGACAGGGACTTCGGGAGGAGGATTTGCTCTTATGAACGAGGCGGTCTCGCTATCGGGCATGACAGAAACCCCAGTGGTCATTGTGGAAGCCATGCGCTCCTCGCCAGCCACTGGACTGCCTACATGGACAGGACAAGACGATTTGAAATTTATTGCTCATAGCGGACATGGAGATTTTCCTAGAGTTATTCTGGCTCCCGGCAGTCCTTCTGAGGCCTTTCAGTTAATCCAAGACGCTTTTAATCTAGCCGATATATATCAATGTCCAGTTTTTTGTTTGGACGATAAATATCTAGGAGAAAGCCAGGTCAGTGCTGATAGTACCGATTTTACTTTGACTAAAAAAATTAATAGGGGAAAACTGCTTTTAAAAAAGGCGCCTAAAAATTATAAGCGCTATGAGCTAACCGCCAGCGGCATATCGGCTCGCACCGTTCCCGGAGTAGCTAACGGAGAATTTATTGCCAATAGCGACGAACATAATGAACTGGGATATTCTGTTGAAGGTTACACTAATGATAGAAGCCAACAGATGAAAAAAAGAATGTTGAAAGACGAAACTTTAAGGAAAAATATTCCCTTGCCCAAAATCTATGGACCCGCTAAAGCTAAAGTAGGCATAGTTAGTTGGGGGTCAAATTGGGGTACTCTCTTAGATGTTTTAAAAGATAACCAATTTAAAATTGCCAATAAACAATTGGGACAAGTGTTGGTCAATTATATTCACTTCAGTTATTTATACCCCCTACCGGTAGAAAAAATAAAAAACTTATTAAAACAATACAACTATTTGATTTTAGTTGAGCAGAATTATACCGGTCAATTTGGTAAATTATTGGCAGAAGAAACTGGCATTCAAATAGAAAATAAGTTCTTAAAATATGATGGTCGGCCATTTTTTAGACAAGAAATATTGGACTTTCTCACTCAGGAAAAATTAAAACCTAATTCATTCTATGGCATATAA
- a CDS encoding acetate/propionate family kinase: MDIILVINAGSTSLKYKIFNNVDLSLLKEGGFSIESTGKERIKEEKKIFLELQQTAHGLGKVKAVGHRVVHGGNEFYKPTVVTSAILTKLAQYNKLAPLHNPYNLGYIKLALKYFSTAKNIAIFDTAFFHDLPLEAQVFPLPYKYFEKGIRRFGFHGLSHQYISEEAAHELGKSINQCNLITLHLGGGASVAAIKNGKPIDTTLGFTPMGGVPMFTRSGDIDPGVLIYLCENYHLSIKNLSEMLNRDSGLKGISEQKGFLQLLEGVERHDPQSELAFNVFARGLKKQIGAYLAILGNIDALVFSGTVGSGKPITRETVLKDLKLPKGTKVLVIPTNEELEMARQIKKLLSK; encoded by the coding sequence ATGGATATTATTCTAGTCATTAATGCTGGCTCTACTTCCCTAAAGTATAAAATTTTTAATAATGTTGACCTTAGTCTTCTTAAAGAAGGCGGTTTCTCTATTGAATCCACTGGTAAAGAAAGAATAAAGGAAGAAAAAAAGATTTTTCTTGAATTGCAACAAACGGCTCACGGTTTAGGCAAGGTTAAAGCTGTGGGTCACAGAGTGGTGCATGGTGGCAACGAATTTTATAAACCAACGGTTGTGACGTCAGCCATTTTAACAAAATTAGCCCAGTACAATAAATTGGCGCCCCTGCATAATCCTTATAATTTAGGATACATCAAATTGGCTCTAAAATATTTTTCGACTGCAAAAAATATTGCTATTTTCGATACTGCCTTTTTCCATGATTTGCCCTTAGAAGCGCAGGTATTTCCTTTGCCTTACAAGTATTTTGAAAAAGGGATAAGACGTTTTGGCTTTCACGGTCTTTCTCACCAATATATTAGCGAAGAAGCCGCTCATGAATTAGGCAAATCTATTAATCAATGTAATTTAATTACCCTGCATTTAGGTGGGGGCGCTTCGGTAGCGGCTATTAAAAATGGGAAACCTATTGACACTACCCTGGGATTCACTCCTATGGGCGGAGTTCCCATGTTTACTCGTAGCGGTGATATTGACCCAGGGGTGCTTATATATTTATGCGAAAATTACCATCTAAGCATCAAGAACTTGAGTGAAATGCTCAATCGTGATTCTGGCCTTAAAGGTATTAGCGAACAAAAGGGATTTTTACAGCTTTTAGAGGGGGTAGAGAGGCACGACCCACAGTCAGAGTTAGCCTTTAATGTTTTTGCGCGCGGATTAAAAAAACAAATCGGAGCTTATTTGGCTATCCTAGGTAATATTGATGCCTTGGTTTTTAGCGGTACTGTCGGTAGCGGCAAACCGATAACCAGAGAAACTGTTCTTAAAGATTTAAAACTTCCTAAGGGGACAAAGGTTCTAGTTATTCCCACTAACGAGGAGTTAGAAATGGCTAGACAAATTAAAAAATTATTATCTAAATAG